The Caloramator mitchellensis genome contains a region encoding:
- a CDS encoding lysophospholipid acyltransferase family protein has protein sequence MKNIVGSILFSLPPEIYRPLCKFIVKRTVHKYANIKVFNKEIIKGIKSPVIFIANHLSNSDGIIINEVLEDFNPFFVAGVKLQSKALSRIGVEALNTITIHPSSADIEAIKKSIKVIKEGHSLMIFPEGTRSRSGKMIEGKKGVVLIAKKCDVPIVPIGLYGTEKLMPINDEDMGSEKFYKADVYVNFGEPFKLPEKTEDMNKDEYEEYCLNLMMKKIAELIPEEYRGVYR, from the coding sequence ATGAAAAATATAGTAGGTAGTATACTATTTAGTTTACCGCCAGAAATTTATAGACCATTATGTAAGTTCATTGTAAAAAGAACTGTCCACAAATATGCAAACATAAAGGTATTTAATAAGGAAATTATAAAGGGTATTAAATCACCAGTAATATTCATTGCAAATCATCTTAGTAATTCAGATGGCATAATTATAAATGAAGTATTGGAAGATTTTAATCCATTTTTTGTAGCAGGAGTAAAATTACAATCTAAAGCTTTAAGTAGAATTGGAGTTGAAGCGCTTAATACTATTACAATTCATCCAAGTTCAGCAGACATTGAGGCTATTAAAAAAAGCATTAAGGTAATAAAGGAAGGACATTCACTAATGATTTTTCCAGAGGGAACAAGATCAAGGAGCGGTAAGATGATTGAGGGTAAAAAAGGCGTCGTATTGATTGCTAAGAAGTGTGATGTCCCAATTGTTCCGATAGGACTTTATGGAACTGAAAAGCTAATGCCTATAAATGATGAGGATATGGGAAGTGAAAAATTCTATAAAGCAGATGTTTATGTTAATTTTGGAGAACCATTTAAGCTTCCGGAAAAGACAGAAGATATGAATAAAGACGAATATGAAGAATATTGCTTAAATTTAATGATGAAAAAAATAGCTGAATTAATTCCAGAGGAGTATAGAGGAGTTTATAGATGA
- the queG gene encoding tRNA epoxyqueuosine(34) reductase QueG, with protein MAKEKLISFARKIGIDYIGFSDINFSDNFVERLVEKRNNGHLSGFEEFDVIKRIDVKSLLKDAKTFISIAIPYKTIDIDYSKPYFSKSSMGIDYHKVVSKKLELIKNYLMDEFGANSVYYCDTGALHDREIAKKCGIGFYGKNTNIYTEKYGSYVFLGELITDMYIEPDIEKLSKCGECDICIKACPVGAIEKPYYVNSQKCLSYVTQKKELLTENEMNSMGLRIYGCDICQDACPFNKSIGISNIIDFLPNDWNININIEKFLTMSNKEFKETYGKISGGWRGKKILQRNLIIALGNSKRGEYKELIKKYMNDEYLNFYAKYFLKRLEE; from the coding sequence ATGGCAAAAGAAAAACTTATATCCTTTGCTAGAAAAATTGGAATCGACTATATAGGATTTTCTGATATTAACTTTAGTGATAATTTTGTTGAGAGATTAGTTGAAAAGAGGAACAATGGACATTTATCAGGATTTGAAGAGTTTGATGTAATAAAAAGAATAGATGTAAAATCTTTGTTAAAAGATGCTAAGACATTTATTTCAATTGCAATACCATATAAAACAATTGATATTGATTATTCAAAACCTTATTTCTCAAAGTCTTCAATGGGAATAGATTATCATAAAGTCGTATCAAAGAAACTTGAACTGATTAAAAACTATTTGATGGATGAATTTGGAGCAAATTCTGTATATTATTGTGATACAGGAGCTTTACACGACAGAGAAATTGCCAAAAAATGCGGTATTGGATTTTATGGGAAAAATACAAATATATATACGGAAAAATATGGTTCATATGTTTTTCTAGGGGAACTTATAACTGATATGTATATTGAGCCTGACATTGAAAAATTATCAAAATGCGGTGAATGTGATATTTGTATTAAGGCATGTCCTGTTGGTGCAATTGAAAAACCCTATTACGTAAATTCACAAAAATGTTTATCCTATGTTACTCAAAAGAAAGAATTACTTACAGAAAATGAAATGAATTCAATGGGACTAAGGATTTATGGATGTGATATATGTCAAGATGCATGTCCGTTTAATAAAAGTATTGGAATATCTAATATAATTGATTTTTTGCCTAATGACTGGAATATAAATATTAATATAGAAAAATTTTTGACTATGAGCAACAAAGAATTCAAAGAAACTTATGGTAAAATTTCTGGTGGTTGGAGAGGGAAAAAAATACTTCAAAGAAACTTGATTATTGCTCTTGGAAACAGCAAAAGAGGAGAATACAAAGAATTAATAAAAAAATATATGAATGATGAATATTTAAATTTTTATGCAAAGTATTTTTTAAAAAGATTGGAGGAATAG
- a CDS encoding YkuS family protein: MRRKIAVERSLQNVRQLFESQGYKVDMFDDTQLHEIKSSTQYDAIIISGGNRDFLGIHETETNTPVIDASGLSAQSILDRVTRLEF, encoded by the coding sequence ATGAGAAGAAAAATTGCGGTAGAAAGAAGTCTGCAAAATGTAAGGCAGCTCTTTGAAAGCCAGGGGTATAAAGTAGATATGTTTGACGATACACAATTACATGAAATCAAAAGCTCAACTCAATACGACGCCATAATTATTTCAGGGGGTAATAGAGATTTTCTTGGAATCCACGAAACTGAAACAAATACACCTGTAATAGATGCATCAGGACTTTCAGCCCAATCCATCCTCGACCGAGTTACAAGACTTGAATTTTAG
- the sleB gene encoding spore cortex-lytic enzyme, which yields MRKMVLFLWAIVLVFLITIIQNNLSIETASYGWGSRGNTVIEIQKRLKNWGYYTGNVDGIYGYKTYIAVKNFQTKNGLYPDGIVGPKTLAALGISEYSAQRGYSGSQNYELLSRLISGEARGEPYIGQVAVGGVVLNRTRDPRFPSTIPGVIYQPGAFTAVSDGQINLSPTDSARKASSDALNGWDPSGGALYYYNPAKTTNKWIWSRPIIKIIGDHYFCK from the coding sequence ATGAGAAAAATGGTATTATTTTTATGGGCTATAGTTTTGGTTTTTCTAATTACTATTATACAAAATAATTTATCAATTGAAACGGCATCCTATGGATGGGGTTCAAGAGGAAACACTGTAATAGAAATTCAAAAGCGATTAAAAAATTGGGGCTATTATACTGGCAATGTTGATGGAATATACGGATATAAAACTTATATAGCAGTAAAAAATTTTCAAACAAAAAATGGCCTATATCCTGATGGTATTGTAGGTCCTAAAACATTAGCTGCATTGGGCATTAGTGAATATTCAGCTCAAAGAGGTTATTCTGGAAGTCAAAATTATGAATTATTATCAAGGCTCATTTCTGGTGAAGCAAGAGGGGAACCGTATATTGGGCAGGTAGCAGTAGGAGGGGTAGTCCTTAATAGAACAAGAGACCCGCGATTTCCATCAACTATACCAGGGGTTATATATCAACCAGGTGCATTTACTGCAGTAAGCGATGGACAAATAAATTTATCACCAACTGATTCAGCAAGAAAAGCATCAAGCGATGCATTAAACGGCTGGGATCCATCAGGAGGTGCACTGTATTATTATAATCCTGCAAAAACCACAAATAAATGGATTTGGTCAAGACCAATAATTAAAATCATTGGTGATCATTATTTTTGCAAATAA
- a CDS encoding phage holin family protein, protein MSKERDRGFLARILINAVAIYLTASFVKGVYISGFGAALVAAVVLGLANALIKPVLIILSLPINILTLGLFTFILNGIILFLVSFLTTGFIVTGLGSAILGYIIISILSSTINAIL, encoded by the coding sequence ATGTCTAAAGAGAGAGATAGAGGATTTCTGGCTAGGATTTTAATAAACGCAGTTGCTATATATCTTACAGCATCATTTGTAAAAGGAGTTTATATTAGTGGCTTTGGTGCAGCACTTGTAGCAGCTGTTGTTTTAGGTCTGGCTAATGCATTAATAAAGCCAGTGTTAATAATACTATCATTGCCTATTAATATATTAACACTAGGACTTTTTACATTTATTTTAAACGGCATAATATTATTTTTAGTTTCATTTTTAACTACAGGATTCATAGTTACTGGTCTAGGGTCAGCAATCCTGGGTTATATAATTATAAGTATATTAAGTTCTACAATCAATGCAATACTTTGA
- the epsC gene encoding serine O-acetyltransferase EpsC, with the protein MIKMIIEEARNILQKDPAAKNLWEVILLYPGLHAVIYHRIAHWFYERKRFVLARWISQFARHKTGIEIHPGAKIGKGLFIDHGMGVVIGETAEIGNNVTIFHGVTLGGTGKEKNIKRHPTVGDNVVIGAGAKILGPIKIGNNSKIGANSVVLKDIPSYATVVGIPGKVVKIDYSSIKDKEKLNNVIYGLWI; encoded by the coding sequence ATGATTAAAATGATAATTGAAGAGGCGAGAAATATATTGCAAAAGGACCCTGCAGCAAAAAACTTATGGGAAGTAATTTTATTATATCCTGGTCTACATGCAGTGATTTATCATAGAATTGCTCACTGGTTTTACGAAAGGAAACGATTTGTTTTAGCAAGGTGGATTTCGCAATTTGCTAGACATAAAACGGGAATAGAAATACATCCAGGGGCTAAAATTGGTAAAGGTCTTTTTATTGACCATGGAATGGGAGTTGTAATAGGTGAAACTGCTGAAATAGGAAACAATGTAACTATTTTTCATGGGGTGACACTTGGAGGAACTGGAAAAGAAAAGAATATAAAAAGACATCCAACTGTTGGTGACAATGTAGTAATTGGTGCAGGAGCAAAAATTTTAGGACCAATAAAAATAGGGAACAATTCAAAAATTGGAGCAAATTCAGTAGTTCTCAAGGATATTCCATCCTACGCAACTGTAGTTGGCATTCCTGGTAAGGTAGTTAAAATTGATTATTCTTCAATTAAAGACAAGGAGAAATTAAACAACGTAATCTATGGTCTCTGGATATAA
- a CDS encoding YgiQ family radical SAM protein, whose amino-acid sequence MMFLKFFPINKEEMNKLGWKECDFIFVTGDAYVDHPSFGHAVITRLLESLGFKVGVIPQPNWRTIDDFTKLGKPRVAFLVSSGNIDSMVNHYTVNKKRRNTDVYSPGGKAGLRPDRADIVYCNKIREAYKDVPIILGGIEASLRRFAHYDYWDDKVRNSILVDSNANLLVFGMGEKQIIEIANLIAFGKNILDLKDIRGTCYITKDIEGLKDYIEMPSFEEVKSDKLQYNLAFKIQYQEQDAIKGKTLVQKHGNLYIVQNPPAFPLSQEELDFVYSLPYIRTYHPIYKKDGGIPALKEVEFSITSHRGCYGGCSFCAIHFHQGRVIQNRSKKSIIDEAVKLTTLPNFKGYIHDVGGPTANFRNPSCKMQIEHGVCKNRQCMHPTPCPNLEVNHDEYLDILQEIRKLPRVKKVFIRSGIRYDYLIYDKNTKFFEELVKHHISGQLKVAPEHVNDEVLFCMGKPSKKVYERFEKKYHELNKKLNLKQYLVPYLMSSHPGSDLSAAVELAEYIRDLGYNPEQVQDFYPTPGSLSTTIYYTGVNPITGKKVYVPKDPEEKKMQRALLQYRDPKNYELVYKALVKSGRTDLIGYSKKCLIAPKKIRR is encoded by the coding sequence GTGATGTTTTTGAAATTTTTTCCAATTAATAAAGAAGAGATGAATAAGCTTGGGTGGAAGGAATGTGATTTTATATTTGTTACTGGGGATGCATATGTAGACCATCCTTCTTTTGGCCATGCTGTTATAACAAGATTGTTAGAGTCATTAGGGTTCAAAGTAGGAGTTATACCTCAGCCGAATTGGAGAACTATTGACGATTTTACTAAACTAGGAAAACCAAGAGTAGCATTTTTAGTATCCTCTGGCAACATAGATTCTATGGTTAATCATTATACAGTAAACAAAAAAAGGCGAAATACTGATGTCTACTCACCGGGTGGCAAAGCAGGTTTAAGACCAGACCGTGCTGATATAGTATACTGCAATAAAATACGTGAGGCTTACAAGGATGTTCCAATAATTCTTGGGGGAATTGAGGCAAGTCTAAGAAGGTTTGCCCATTATGACTATTGGGATGACAAGGTTAGAAATTCAATTCTTGTTGATAGCAATGCCAACCTATTGGTGTTTGGAATGGGGGAAAAACAAATAATTGAAATTGCAAATTTGATTGCTTTTGGTAAAAATATTTTAGACTTAAAAGATATTAGGGGAACCTGCTATATAACAAAGGATATCGAAGGTTTAAAGGATTATATCGAAATGCCTTCTTTTGAAGAGGTAAAATCGGATAAACTTCAATATAATCTAGCTTTTAAAATACAATACCAGGAACAGGATGCAATTAAGGGGAAAACTTTGGTTCAAAAACATGGTAACTTATATATTGTTCAAAACCCACCAGCATTTCCATTAAGTCAAGAAGAACTTGACTTCGTTTATTCACTTCCATATATAAGAACATACCACCCTATCTATAAAAAGGATGGTGGTATACCAGCATTAAAGGAAGTAGAATTCAGTATAACATCTCATAGAGGATGTTATGGTGGTTGTTCTTTTTGTGCTATACATTTTCATCAAGGTAGGGTAATTCAAAATAGAAGTAAAAAATCAATTATTGATGAAGCAGTAAAACTTACAACGCTCCCGAATTTTAAAGGCTATATTCACGATGTTGGTGGGCCTACGGCTAATTTTAGAAATCCATCCTGCAAAATGCAAATAGAGCACGGGGTCTGCAAAAATAGGCAATGTATGCACCCTACTCCATGTCCTAATCTGGAAGTTAATCACGATGAATATCTTGATATATTACAAGAAATTAGAAAGCTTCCAAGGGTTAAAAAGGTATTTATTCGGTCAGGAATAAGATATGATTATCTAATATACGATAAGAATACAAAATTCTTCGAAGAGTTAGTTAAGCATCATATTAGTGGTCAGCTTAAGGTGGCTCCTGAACATGTAAATGATGAAGTGCTGTTCTGTATGGGAAAGCCAAGTAAAAAAGTTTATGAGAGATTTGAAAAAAAATATCACGAATTGAATAAAAAATTAAATTTGAAACAATACCTCGTTCCATACTTAATGTCAAGCCATCCAGGCAGCGATTTAAGTGCTGCTGTTGAACTAGCAGAATACATCAGGGATTTAGGTTATAATCCAGAACAGGTTCAAGATTTTTATCCGACCCCTGGGAGTTTATCTACTACAATTTATTATACTGGAGTAAATCCAATAACAGGTAAAAAGGTTTATGTCCCAAAAGACCCTGAAGAAAAGAAAATGCAAAGAGCATTGCTTCAGTATAGGGACCCAAAAAATTATGAACTTGTTTATAAAGCTTTGGTCAAATCTGGAAGAACCGACTTGATTGGTTATTCAAAAAAATGTTTGATTGCACCTAAGAAAATCAGGAGATGA
- the cysK gene encoding cysteine synthase A produces the protein MIFNNIYETIGSTPMVRLNRMTNENMAEVLVKLESFNPGSSVKDRIALSMIQKAEELGLLKTDSVIIEPTSGNTGIGLAMVGAAKGYRVILVMPETMSIERRKLMKAYGAELILTDGKKGMRGAVEEAERLAKEYGYFMPQQFKNLANPEIHMKTTAIEILEQTQGKIDVFVAGVGTGGTITGVGQILKRELPNIKIIAVEPADSPVLSGGNPGPHKIQGIGAGFIPDILDRNVIDEIVTVKALDAFETSRNLAKREGILVGISSGAAIFVALNKAMEIGSGKRVVTVAPDTGERYLSTELFEE, from the coding sequence ATGATTTTCAACAACATTTATGAGACGATAGGAAGCACACCGATGGTAAGATTGAATAGAATGACAAACGAAAACATGGCAGAGGTGCTTGTAAAACTAGAATCCTTTAACCCAGGCTCTAGCGTTAAGGACAGGATAGCACTTTCAATGATTCAAAAGGCAGAAGAATTAGGCTTGTTAAAGACAGACAGCGTTATAATTGAGCCTACAAGCGGTAATACAGGAATTGGTTTAGCAATGGTTGGAGCAGCAAAAGGCTATAGAGTAATACTTGTAATGCCAGAAACTATGAGTATCGAAAGAAGAAAATTAATGAAGGCATACGGTGCTGAACTTATTCTTACAGATGGCAAGAAGGGAATGAGAGGAGCAGTTGAAGAAGCAGAAAGATTAGCTAAAGAATATGGCTATTTTATGCCACAACAGTTTAAAAATCTAGCAAATCCCGAAATACACATGAAAACTACAGCAATTGAGATATTAGAACAAACTCAAGGGAAAATAGATGTTTTTGTTGCAGGAGTTGGAACTGGAGGCACAATAACAGGAGTTGGGCAGATATTGAAAAGAGAATTACCAAATATCAAAATTATTGCTGTTGAACCGGCAGATTCGCCTGTCTTGTCAGGTGGAAATCCAGGTCCACATAAAATTCAAGGAATAGGAGCTGGCTTTATTCCTGATATACTTGATAGAAACGTAATAGACGAAATTGTTACAGTTAAAGCGTTAGATGCCTTTGAAACTTCAAGAAATCTAGCTAAGAGGGAAGGAATATTAGTAGGAATATCTTCAGGTGCGGCAATATTTGTAGCATTAAATAAAGCCATGGAAATAGGCTCAGGCAAGAGAGTTGTAACTGTTGCTCCTGATACAGGAGAAAGATATCTTTCAACTGAATTATTTGAGGAGTGA